A window from Actinomycetospora corticicola encodes these proteins:
- a CDS encoding SDR family NAD(P)-dependent oxidoreductase, with translation MSATVLVLGGRSEIGVALARRLVRDGRATTVVLAARRSDTLGAEAASLGAERVGTVEFDADDVAAHDGVLARVEQEYGPPDVVIVAFGVLGDQQRAETDADHALAVVHTDYAAQVGVLTRIAARMRGRGRGEIVVFSSIAGWRVRRANYVYGSAKAGLDGFASGLADALRGSGVHLTLVRPGFVIGRMTADSGLSPAPLSSTPEQVADAVADGLARRRDVVWVPGRLRLLAVVMRVLPAAVWRRMPR, from the coding sequence GTGTCCGCCACCGTGCTCGTCCTCGGCGGCCGCAGCGAGATCGGGGTGGCCCTCGCGCGCCGCCTCGTCCGCGACGGCCGCGCCACCACCGTCGTGCTCGCCGCGCGGCGCTCCGACACGCTCGGCGCGGAGGCCGCGAGCCTCGGGGCGGAGCGGGTGGGCACCGTCGAGTTCGACGCCGACGACGTCGCCGCCCACGACGGCGTCCTCGCGCGGGTCGAGCAGGAGTACGGCCCGCCCGACGTCGTGATCGTCGCCTTCGGCGTGCTCGGCGACCAGCAGCGCGCCGAGACCGACGCCGACCACGCGCTCGCCGTGGTGCACACCGACTACGCGGCCCAGGTCGGCGTCCTCACGCGGATCGCGGCGCGGATGCGCGGACGCGGGCGGGGCGAGATCGTCGTGTTCTCGTCGATCGCCGGCTGGCGCGTCCGGCGCGCGAACTACGTGTACGGCTCGGCGAAGGCGGGCCTCGACGGGTTCGCGAGCGGGCTCGCGGACGCCCTGCGCGGGTCGGGGGTGCACCTGACGCTCGTCCGGCCCGGCTTCGTGATCGGCCGGATGACGGCGGACAGCGGCCTGTCGCCCGCGCCGCTGTCCTCCACCCCGGAGCAGGTGGCGGACGCGGTGGCCGACGGCCTGGCGAGGCGTCGCGACGTCGTCTGGGTGCCCGGTCGGCTGCGTCTGCTCGCCGTCGTCATGCGGGTCCTCCCGGCCGCGGTGTGGCGCCGGATGCCGCGCTGA
- a CDS encoding YajQ family cyclic di-GMP-binding protein, with amino-acid sequence MANPSFDVVSKVDRQEVDNALNQAAKELSQRYDFRGTGTSIAWAGEEAITITSETEERCTAAIDVFREKLVRRDISLKAFDVGEPAVSGKTYKVTGSLVQGITKEKGKEISKVIRDEGPKGIQAQIQDDQLRVTGKKKDELQAVISLLKGQDFGIALQFTNYR; translated from the coding sequence ATGGCGAACCCGTCCTTCGACGTCGTGAGCAAGGTGGACCGCCAGGAGGTCGACAACGCGCTCAACCAGGCCGCCAAGGAGCTCTCCCAGCGCTACGACTTCCGCGGCACCGGCACCTCGATCGCGTGGGCCGGCGAGGAGGCGATCACCATCACCTCGGAGACCGAGGAGCGGTGCACCGCGGCCATCGACGTGTTCCGGGAGAAGCTCGTGCGCCGCGACATCTCGCTCAAGGCCTTCGACGTCGGCGAGCCCGCGGTCTCCGGCAAGACCTACAAGGTCACCGGCAGCCTGGTGCAGGGCATTACCAAGGAGAAGGGCAAGGAGATCAGCAAGGTGATCCGGGACGAGGGCCCGAAGGGCATCCAGGCCCAGATCCAGGACGACCAGCTCCGCGTCACCGGCAAGAAGAAGGACGAGCTGCAGGCCGTCATCTCGCTGCTCAAGGGGCAGGACTTCGGCATCGCCCTGCAGTTCACGAACTACCGCTGA
- a CDS encoding DUF6596 domain-containing protein — translation MTPSLLRELVPAVIGVLVRRGADFASAEDAVQEALIRALDTWPDDPPRDPRAWLVAAAWRRFLDAVRSEASRRDREDVVDAEPPVDPVPGIDDTLRLYFLCAHPTLPVAAAVALTLRAVGGLTTRQIAVAHLVPEATMAQRISRAKKKLEGLPLDRPGDLPTVLRVLYLVFNEGYGGDLDLAAEAIRLTRQLAALTDEPEVAGLLALMLLHHARRASRTGPGGRLVPLAEQDRDRWDTALITEGVAVLQAALARDRVGEYQVQAAIAALHADAPTADETDWPQIVEWYDELLALTDTPVVRLNRAVAVGEADGAQAGLAALAEVPDDVPRRTAVLAHLRERSGDLDAATGLYVEAARAADSVGERDHLTRQAARVRAAATRRRDVSGSS, via the coding sequence GTGACGCCCTCCCTGCTCCGGGAGCTCGTCCCCGCGGTCATCGGCGTCCTCGTCCGGCGCGGCGCGGACTTCGCGTCGGCCGAGGATGCCGTGCAGGAGGCCCTCATCCGGGCGCTCGACACGTGGCCGGACGACCCGCCCCGCGACCCCAGGGCCTGGCTGGTCGCGGCGGCGTGGCGCCGGTTCCTCGACGCGGTGCGCTCCGAGGCCTCCCGCCGCGACCGCGAGGACGTCGTGGACGCGGAGCCGCCCGTCGATCCGGTGCCGGGCATCGACGACACGCTGCGGCTCTACTTCCTCTGCGCGCACCCGACGCTCCCGGTCGCCGCCGCCGTGGCGCTGACCCTGCGCGCCGTCGGGGGCCTCACCACCCGGCAGATCGCCGTGGCCCACCTCGTCCCCGAGGCGACGATGGCGCAGCGGATCAGCCGGGCCAAGAAGAAGCTCGAGGGGCTGCCGCTCGACCGGCCCGGGGATCTCCCCACGGTGCTGCGGGTGCTCTACCTCGTGTTCAACGAGGGGTACGGAGGCGATCTCGACCTGGCGGCCGAGGCGATCCGGCTGACCCGGCAGCTGGCCGCGCTGACCGACGAGCCCGAGGTCGCGGGGCTGCTCGCCCTCATGCTGCTCCACCACGCCCGGCGCGCGTCGCGGACGGGGCCGGGTGGTCGGCTGGTCCCGCTCGCCGAGCAGGACCGCGACCGGTGGGACACCGCGCTGATCACCGAGGGGGTCGCCGTGCTGCAGGCCGCGCTGGCCCGCGACCGGGTCGGCGAGTACCAGGTGCAGGCGGCGATCGCGGCCCTGCACGCCGACGCGCCGACCGCGGACGAGACCGACTGGCCGCAGATCGTGGAGTGGTACGACGAGCTGCTCGCGCTGACCGACACCCCCGTCGTCCGCCTGAACCGGGCGGTCGCGGTGGGCGAGGCCGATGGTGCGCAGGCCGGGCTCGCGGCGCTCGCGGAGGTCCCCGACGACGTGCCCCGGCGTACCGCCGTCCTCGCCCACCTGCGGGAACGGTCCGGCGACCTCGACGCGGCCACCGGGCTCTACGTCGAGGCCGCCCGGGCGGCGGACAGCGTCGGAGAGCGGGACCACCTCACCCGGCAGGCGGCGCGGGTGCGGGCGGCCGCGACCCGCCGTCGGGATGTCAGCGGTAGTTCGTGA
- a CDS encoding TSUP family transporter, whose protein sequence is MTRWEIALIALAGVWAGTINTVVGSGTLVTFPVLVALGYPPVTATTSNAIGLITGTITGAYGYRAELRGHGRRLVRYGVASLFGAIGSTILLLSLPADAFETIVPVLVGLAVLLVAVQPLVTRRLRSRESPSSGRPWLLYPLIFAVGVYGGYFTAAQGIMLVGVMGLLLTDPLQRLNAFKNALAAVVNVVAGAIYAVVAPIDWWVVLILAVSSTVGGLLGARVGRRLSPLVLRVVIVVIGVAAIVDLVLTA, encoded by the coding sequence GTGACCCGGTGGGAGATCGCGCTGATCGCCCTCGCCGGGGTCTGGGCCGGGACGATCAACACCGTCGTCGGCTCGGGCACGCTCGTGACCTTCCCGGTGCTGGTGGCACTCGGCTACCCGCCCGTCACCGCGACGACGTCGAACGCGATCGGTCTGATCACCGGGACGATCACCGGTGCCTACGGCTACCGCGCGGAGCTGCGGGGTCACGGGCGCCGACTGGTCCGCTACGGCGTCGCGTCGTTGTTCGGCGCGATCGGCAGCACGATCCTGCTGCTCTCGCTGCCGGCCGACGCGTTCGAGACGATCGTGCCGGTCCTGGTAGGACTCGCCGTCCTGCTCGTCGCGGTGCAGCCGCTGGTGACGCGGCGGTTGCGGAGCCGGGAGAGCCCGTCGTCGGGGCGGCCCTGGCTGCTCTATCCACTGATCTTCGCCGTCGGCGTCTACGGCGGGTACTTCACGGCGGCGCAGGGGATCATGCTCGTCGGCGTCATGGGCCTGCTGCTCACCGACCCGCTGCAGCGGCTCAACGCCTTCAAGAACGCCCTCGCCGCCGTGGTCAACGTGGTCGCCGGCGCCATCTACGCGGTGGTCGCGCCGATCGACTGGTGGGTCGTGCTGATCCTCGCGGTGAGCTCGACCGTCGGCGGGCTGCTCGGGGCGCGCGTGGGTCGGCGGCTCTCCCCGCTCGTGCTGCGGGTGGTGATCGTCGTGATCGGCGTGGCCGCGATCGTCGACCTCGTGCTCACGGCCTGA
- a CDS encoding P-II family nitrogen regulator yields MKLVTAVVRPHALDGVRRACERLAVLGMTISEVRVHEAGHVQVHKGARVAVDLVPRLRIETVVDDDVVERLLDQIRANLGDADGRLSVLPVDLVLRVRTGERGRDAV; encoded by the coding sequence GTGAAGCTGGTGACGGCGGTGGTGCGCCCCCACGCGCTCGACGGCGTGCGTCGCGCGTGCGAGCGCCTCGCGGTGCTCGGCATGACGATCAGCGAGGTCCGGGTGCACGAGGCCGGTCACGTGCAGGTGCACAAGGGGGCGCGGGTCGCGGTCGACCTCGTGCCCCGGCTGCGGATCGAGACCGTGGTCGACGACGACGTGGTGGAGCGCCTGCTCGACCAGATCCGCGCGAACCTCGGCGACGCCGACGGCCGGCTCTCGGTGCTCCCCGTCGACCTCGTGCTGCGGGTCCGCACCGGGGAGCGCGGCCGCGACGCCGTGTGA
- a CDS encoding aldo/keto reductase, whose product MRFRKLGSSDLQVSEISLGSWLTYSGGVEADATAACTRAAFDAGITFFDTANVYGRGAAETAWGEILADYRRDEYVLATKVYFPMSDSDSGLSPAQIAKQIDASLQRLRTDHVDLYQCHRYDSRVPIEDTMEALAEVVRAGKARYLGVSEWTPDQIRAGLEAAPDDVTFVSSQPQYSMLWRSPEDGVFQTSQENGISQIVWSPLAEGVLTGKYLPGEEVPVDSRAASDEMNGFIKQKLTDRTLEAVQRLRPVADGAGLSMAELALAWVLRRPELASAIVGASRPEQVHANAKAAGIELTPDTLAAIDEALGDVPVTSLQLGPGASAEITHRS is encoded by the coding sequence GTGCGCTTCCGCAAGCTGGGATCCAGCGACCTGCAGGTGTCCGAGATCTCCCTCGGCTCCTGGCTGACCTACTCCGGCGGGGTCGAGGCCGACGCCACCGCCGCCTGCACCCGCGCCGCCTTCGACGCCGGCATCACCTTCTTCGACACCGCGAACGTCTACGGCCGCGGGGCCGCCGAGACCGCCTGGGGCGAGATCCTCGCCGACTACCGCCGCGACGAGTACGTACTCGCGACCAAGGTCTACTTCCCGATGTCGGACTCCGACTCCGGCCTGTCGCCCGCGCAGATCGCGAAGCAGATCGACGCGTCCCTGCAGCGGCTGCGGACCGACCACGTCGACCTCTACCAGTGCCACCGCTACGACTCCCGCGTGCCGATCGAGGACACGATGGAGGCCCTCGCCGAGGTCGTGCGCGCCGGGAAGGCCCGCTACCTCGGCGTCAGCGAGTGGACGCCCGACCAGATCCGCGCCGGGCTCGAGGCCGCGCCGGACGACGTCACCTTCGTGTCCTCGCAGCCGCAGTACTCGATGCTCTGGCGTTCGCCGGAGGACGGCGTGTTCCAGACCTCGCAGGAGAACGGGATCTCCCAGATCGTCTGGTCCCCGTTGGCCGAGGGCGTGCTCACCGGCAAGTACCTCCCGGGCGAGGAGGTGCCCGTGGACTCGCGGGCCGCGTCGGACGAGATGAACGGGTTCATCAAGCAGAAGCTCACCGACCGCACCCTCGAGGCGGTCCAGCGGCTCCGTCCGGTCGCGGACGGGGCCGGACTGTCGATGGCCGAGCTCGCCCTCGCCTGGGTGCTGCGCCGCCCGGAGCTGGCGTCGGCGATCGTCGGCGCCTCCCGGCCGGAGCAGGTGCACGCCAACGCGAAGGCCGCCGGCATCGAGCTCACGCCCGACACCCTCGCCGCGATCGACGAGGCCCTCGGGGACGTCCCGGTGACCTCGCTCCAGCTGGGGCCGGGCGCCTCGGCGGAGATCACGCACCGCTCTTGA
- a CDS encoding YciI family protein, with the protein MLKHYRGGPTPAHDQPPMDRWTPEEVDAHMQYMSDFAARLRETGEFVDSQALADRGAFVRADGAGRPPVTDGPFAETKDLIAGWMIIDVESWDRAVELAGELSAAPGAGGAAIDEWLEVRPMLTGVPGQE; encoded by the coding sequence ATGCTCAAGCACTACCGCGGTGGCCCGACCCCGGCGCACGACCAGCCCCCGATGGACCGCTGGACGCCCGAGGAGGTCGACGCGCACATGCAGTACATGAGCGACTTCGCCGCCCGGCTGCGGGAGACCGGCGAGTTCGTCGACAGCCAGGCGCTCGCCGACCGCGGCGCCTTCGTCCGCGCCGACGGCGCGGGGCGCCCGCCGGTCACCGACGGCCCGTTCGCGGAGACGAAGGACCTCATCGCGGGGTGGATGATCATCGACGTCGAGTCGTGGGACCGGGCGGTCGAGCTCGCCGGCGAGCTGTCCGCGGCCCCGGGCGCGGGGGGCGCGGCGATCGACGAGTGGCTCGAGGTCCGGCCGATGCTCACCGGTGTCCCGGGGCAGGAGTGA
- a CDS encoding 3-hydroxyacyl-CoA dehydrogenase NAD-binding domain-containing protein has product MFRWEQDGDGIVTLTMDDPDASANTMNARFGTDLEATLGRLEAEKDSISGVVLTSAKKTFFAGGNLEDLRSYGPSEAQKAYDQSQAIKTALRRLETLGKPVVAAINGAALGGGLEIALATHHRIALDAKGSKIGLPEVSLGLLPGGGGVVRTVRLLGIADALLQVLLQGQQRNPRAAQEVGLVDEVVDSPEELLSKAKEWVKANPEAVQPWDVKGYRIPGGTPSVPKFAANLPAFPANLRKQLKNAPMPAPYNIMCAAVEGSQVDIDNAAKIESRYFADLVVGQVSTNMINAFFFDLQAINKGGSRPDGYEKYSARKVVVLGAGMMGAGIAYSCAVAGIEVVLKDVALANAEKGKDYSKKILDKAVSRGKQTQEKADAILARITPTEKPEDAQGADLVIEAVFESPDLKKKVFAEIMPHLAPDAVLGSNTSTLPITDLATGVERPEDFVGLHFFSPVDKMPLLEIISGEKTSDATLAKAVDIALQIRKTPIVVSDSRGFFTSRVIGTFLNEAIAMLGEGASPAAIEQAGSQAGYPAPPLQLMDELTLTLPQKIRQETRKGVEAAGGVWDEHPSEPIVDRMVELGRKGRSSGAGFYEYDEAGKRTRLWTGLQDEFHGATDSDGLPFEDMKERMLFAEALETVKCFDEGVLHTVADANIGSIMGIGFPAWTGGVAQYIDGYPGGLPGFVERARILAKGYGDRFTPPASLVEKAEKGQNFRDSIG; this is encoded by the coding sequence ATGTTCCGGTGGGAGCAGGACGGCGACGGCATCGTCACGCTGACGATGGACGACCCGGACGCCTCGGCGAACACGATGAACGCGCGGTTCGGGACGGACCTCGAGGCGACGCTGGGTCGCCTCGAGGCCGAGAAGGACTCGATCTCCGGCGTCGTGCTCACGAGCGCGAAGAAGACCTTCTTCGCCGGCGGCAACCTCGAGGACCTGCGGAGCTACGGCCCGTCGGAGGCCCAGAAGGCCTACGACCAGTCCCAGGCCATCAAGACGGCGCTGCGCCGCCTCGAGACCCTCGGCAAGCCGGTCGTCGCGGCGATCAACGGTGCCGCCCTGGGCGGCGGCCTCGAGATCGCCCTCGCGACCCACCACCGCATCGCCCTGGACGCCAAGGGCTCCAAGATCGGGCTCCCCGAGGTCTCCCTCGGCCTGCTGCCCGGTGGCGGCGGCGTGGTGCGCACCGTGCGCCTGCTCGGCATCGCCGACGCACTGCTGCAGGTGCTGCTGCAGGGCCAGCAGCGCAACCCGCGCGCCGCGCAGGAGGTCGGCCTCGTGGACGAGGTCGTGGACTCCCCCGAGGAGCTGCTGAGCAAGGCCAAGGAGTGGGTGAAGGCCAACCCCGAGGCCGTGCAGCCGTGGGACGTGAAGGGCTACAGGATCCCCGGCGGGACGCCGTCGGTGCCGAAGTTCGCGGCGAACCTCCCCGCGTTCCCGGCCAACCTGCGCAAGCAGCTCAAGAACGCCCCGATGCCGGCGCCGTACAACATCATGTGCGCCGCGGTCGAGGGGTCGCAGGTCGACATCGACAACGCCGCCAAGATCGAGTCGCGCTACTTCGCCGACCTCGTCGTCGGGCAGGTCTCGACGAACATGATCAACGCGTTCTTCTTCGACCTGCAGGCCATCAACAAGGGCGGCTCCCGCCCCGACGGCTACGAGAAGTACTCCGCCCGCAAGGTGGTCGTGCTCGGCGCCGGGATGATGGGCGCGGGCATCGCGTACTCGTGCGCGGTCGCGGGCATCGAGGTCGTCCTCAAGGACGTCGCCCTGGCCAACGCCGAGAAGGGCAAGGACTACTCGAAGAAGATCCTCGACAAGGCCGTCTCGCGGGGCAAGCAGACCCAGGAGAAGGCCGACGCGATCCTCGCCCGGATCACGCCGACCGAGAAGCCCGAGGACGCGCAGGGCGCCGACCTCGTCATCGAGGCCGTCTTCGAGAGCCCCGACCTCAAGAAGAAGGTCTTCGCGGAGATCATGCCGCACCTGGCCCCCGACGCGGTGCTGGGCTCGAACACCTCGACCCTGCCGATCACCGACCTCGCCACCGGGGTCGAGCGGCCCGAGGACTTCGTGGGCCTGCACTTCTTCTCGCCGGTCGACAAGATGCCGCTGCTCGAGATCATCTCCGGCGAGAAGACGTCCGACGCCACGCTGGCGAAGGCCGTCGACATCGCGCTGCAGATCCGCAAGACGCCGATCGTCGTCTCCGACTCGCGCGGGTTCTTCACCAGCCGCGTGATCGGGACGTTCCTCAACGAGGCCATCGCCATGCTGGGCGAGGGCGCGTCGCCGGCGGCGATCGAGCAGGCCGGATCGCAGGCGGGCTACCCCGCGCCGCCGCTGCAGCTGATGGACGAGCTCACGCTCACGCTGCCGCAGAAGATCCGCCAGGAGACCCGCAAGGGTGTCGAGGCCGCGGGCGGCGTCTGGGACGAGCACCCCTCGGAGCCGATCGTCGACCGGATGGTCGAGCTCGGACGCAAGGGCCGCTCGTCGGGCGCCGGGTTCTACGAGTACGACGAGGCCGGCAAGCGCACGAGGCTCTGGACGGGCCTGCAGGACGAGTTCCACGGCGCCACGGACTCGGACGGCCTGCCGTTCGAGGACATGAAGGAGCGGATGCTCTTCGCCGAGGCCCTCGAGACCGTGAAGTGCTTCGACGAGGGCGTGCTGCACACCGTCGCCGACGCCAACATCGGCTCGATCATGGGCATCGGGTTCCCGGCCTGGACCGGTGGCGTGGCGCAGTACATCGACGGCTACCCGGGCGGCCTGCCCGGCTTCGTCGAGCGCGCGCGCATCCTCGCCAAGGGCTACGGCGACCGGTTCACCCCGCCGGCGTCGCTGGTCGAGAAGGCCGAGAAGGGTCAGAACTTCCGCGACTCGATCGGCTGA
- a CDS encoding Clp protease N-terminal domain-containing protein has translation MRLTSRSSRSLDLARSEAVGLGAEGIGTAHLLLGLVREGRERADPLLADVDPERVRGLLPMRVPDGGSLPLTPGAAAALTVAARDVGGARVDVAHLLAAVLTHPSSDAVGVLERLGIDPGHLWARARSVASAPIPLLVRP, from the coding sequence ATGCGCCTCACCTCCCGTTCCTCGCGGTCCCTGGACCTGGCCCGGTCCGAGGCCGTCGGCCTCGGCGCCGAGGGCATCGGCACCGCGCACCTGCTGCTCGGACTCGTCCGCGAGGGCCGCGAGCGCGCCGATCCGCTCCTCGCCGACGTGGACCCCGAGCGGGTGCGCGGCCTGCTGCCCATGCGCGTTCCCGACGGCGGGTCGCTGCCGCTGACCCCCGGGGCGGCCGCGGCCCTCACGGTGGCCGCCCGCGACGTCGGGGGCGCCCGGGTCGACGTGGCGCACCTGCTCGCCGCTGTCCTGACCCATCCGTCGTCGGACGCGGTGGGCGTCCTGGAGCGGCTCGGGATCGACCCGGGCCACCTGTGGGCACGGGCCCGGTCGGTCGCGTCGGCCCCGATCCCGCTGCTCGTCAGGCCGTGA
- a CDS encoding alpha/beta hydrolase: protein MITPRTLARALTNVRDRVIEGPLADLRRMPRVAIDTGPSDPDAWAVGRAHGLARAGQVSTYRYAVHPTARLRGAPVLLVSPLGACGVAFDLRRGCSLVEHLVGEGRHVHQVDDEDVIGHDAPISASPADLARWVEDILPHVIRTVSAHHDGAPVHVVGWSIGGLATLLTAADDARLPIASVTAIATPFALDQVPERVPVRPLALAAGGPVLATAQTLLGLLPSPPGIPEALTVASVGTFLTTPLTVLSHLADRDFLAQLEAIDDVRAILGAQAGLVGSSFHAMVDGRELASGRVHVGGHEIDLGRLERPVLLVAGEDDTVVPPRSVRAGSTVLSSADASLMTAPGGHLGVLCGRASRDRLWPALCAFLDRHDPPVPVESGLPSRRPRRAARRPLPAVGTTPTPPEIPATEGSTPATRGGRRARPAPKRATRTRGRD, encoded by the coding sequence GTGATCACGCCGAGGACACTCGCGCGGGCCCTGACGAACGTCCGGGACCGGGTGATCGAGGGCCCGCTGGCCGACCTGCGGCGGATGCCCCGGGTCGCGATCGACACCGGGCCGAGCGATCCGGACGCGTGGGCCGTGGGCCGGGCGCACGGCCTGGCCCGCGCGGGCCAGGTCAGCACCTACCGGTACGCCGTGCACCCCACCGCCCGGCTGCGCGGTGCGCCGGTCCTGCTCGTCTCGCCGCTCGGGGCGTGCGGGGTGGCGTTCGACCTGCGCCGCGGGTGCAGCCTCGTGGAGCACCTCGTCGGCGAGGGCCGGCACGTCCACCAGGTCGACGACGAGGACGTGATCGGCCACGACGCGCCGATCTCCGCGTCGCCCGCAGACCTCGCGCGGTGGGTCGAGGACATCCTCCCGCACGTCATCCGGACCGTCTCCGCCCATCACGACGGCGCTCCCGTGCACGTCGTCGGCTGGTCGATCGGCGGGCTCGCGACGCTGCTGACCGCCGCGGACGACGCGCGCCTGCCGATCGCCTCGGTGACCGCCATCGCCACACCGTTCGCCCTCGACCAGGTGCCCGAGCGGGTCCCGGTCCGGCCGCTGGCGCTCGCCGCCGGCGGGCCGGTGCTCGCGACCGCCCAGACCCTGCTCGGGCTGCTGCCGAGCCCGCCCGGGATCCCGGAGGCGCTGACCGTCGCCTCGGTCGGCACGTTCCTCACCACGCCGCTGACCGTCCTGTCGCACCTCGCCGACCGGGATTTCCTCGCCCAGCTCGAGGCGATCGACGACGTGCGGGCGATCCTGGGGGCACAGGCGGGCCTCGTCGGCTCGTCCTTCCACGCCATGGTCGACGGCCGGGAGCTCGCGTCCGGCCGCGTGCACGTCGGCGGGCACGAGATCGACCTCGGGCGCCTCGAGCGTCCGGTCCTGCTGGTCGCCGGCGAGGACGACACCGTCGTGCCCCCGCGGTCGGTGCGGGCCGGGTCGACCGTGTTGTCGTCCGCGGACGCCTCGCTGATGACGGCACCGGGCGGGCACCTCGGCGTACTGTGCGGGCGGGCGTCGCGCGACCGCCTCTGGCCGGCGCTGTGCGCGTTCCTCGACCGCCACGACCCGCCGGTGCCCGTGGAGTCCGGGCTGCCGTCGCGCCGGCCGCGCCGGGCCGCCCGGCGGCCCCTCCCCGCCGTCGGGACGACGCCGACGCCCCCGGAGATCCCGGCGACGGAGGGGTCGACGCCGGCGACCCGCGGCGGGCGCCGGGCCCGTCCGGCGCCCAAGCGGGCGACGCGCACCCGGGGACGGGACTGA
- a CDS encoding CaiB/BaiF CoA transferase family protein, whose product MGVLDGVKVIEVAGIGPGPFAAMVLADLGADVLRIDRTKAGGLQLGDPAKDVLNRSRRSVALDLKSPEAVEVLLDLVGEADVLLEGFRPGVAERLGIGPEVCRERNPRLVYGRMTGWGQDGPQAQRAGHDLTYLATAGVVGHVEGPDGSPGIPMNLVGDFGGGGMLLVVGVLGALVERATSGQGQVVDAAIVDGGALQMAMIYGMRAQGLWPGGRGRNLLDGGAPFYETYRCADDRYVAVGAIEPQFYAALMTGLGLDGEDIATNQWDISRWPEFTARLTEVFATRSRDEWAADLEPTESCVAAVLEMEEAAEHPHIAARGTITEAFGVRQPAPAPRFDRTPSAAPSTPPLPGQHTVEALTGWGLDADRVEKLRAAGVVSQT is encoded by the coding sequence ATGGGTGTCCTGGACGGCGTCAAGGTGATCGAGGTGGCCGGGATCGGTCCCGGCCCGTTCGCGGCGATGGTGCTCGCGGACCTGGGTGCCGACGTGCTGCGCATCGACCGTACGAAGGCCGGCGGCCTGCAGCTGGGCGACCCGGCGAAGGACGTGCTGAACCGCAGCCGCCGCTCCGTGGCCCTGGACCTCAAGTCGCCCGAGGCCGTCGAGGTGCTGCTCGACCTCGTCGGTGAGGCGGACGTGCTGCTGGAGGGCTTCCGCCCCGGCGTCGCCGAGCGCCTCGGCATCGGTCCGGAGGTGTGCCGCGAGCGCAACCCGCGTCTGGTCTACGGGCGGATGACCGGCTGGGGCCAGGACGGCCCCCAGGCCCAGCGCGCGGGCCACGACCTCACCTATCTCGCGACGGCGGGGGTGGTCGGCCACGTCGAGGGTCCGGACGGCTCCCCCGGCATCCCGATGAACCTGGTCGGGGACTTCGGCGGCGGCGGGATGCTGCTCGTCGTCGGCGTCCTGGGCGCGCTCGTGGAGCGGGCCACCAGCGGGCAGGGCCAGGTCGTCGACGCGGCGATCGTCGACGGCGGCGCCCTGCAGATGGCGATGATCTACGGCATGCGGGCGCAGGGGCTCTGGCCCGGCGGCCGTGGCCGGAACCTGCTCGACGGCGGGGCGCCGTTCTACGAGACCTACCGCTGCGCCGACGACAGGTACGTCGCCGTCGGGGCGATCGAGCCGCAGTTCTACGCCGCCCTGATGACCGGGCTCGGGCTCGACGGCGAGGACATCGCCACCAACCAGTGGGACATCTCCCGCTGGCCGGAGTTCACCGCGCGGCTCACCGAGGTGTTCGCCACCCGCAGCCGCGACGAGTGGGCGGCCGACCTCGAGCCCACCGAGTCGTGCGTCGCCGCCGTGCTCGAGATGGAGGAGGCCGCGGAGCACCCGCACATCGCGGCGCGCGGCACGATCACCGAGGCCTTCGGCGTGCGCCAGCCCGCTCCGGCGCCGCGCTTCGACCGGACGCCGAGCGCCGCCCCGAGCACCCCGCCGCTGCCCGGCCAGCACACCGTCGAGGCGCTGACGGGCTGGGGCCTGGACGCCGACCGCGTCGAGAAGCTGCGCGCGGCCGGGGTCGTCAGCCAGACCTGA